CGAGCGTGGAGATTCTCGTGAGCCTCTACTTCGCGGTTCTCGACGTCGATCCGGACGAACCCGACGCACCGGGCCGCGACGTCTTCGTCCTGAGCAAAGGCCACGGGTGCATGTCCTACTACGCGACGCTCGCCGAGCGGGGTTTTTTCCCCGTGGAATGGCTTTCCACGTACGCGAAAAACGGCGGGAGGCTTCCCGAGCACCCCACGCCCAAGGGGATCCCGGGGGTGCGGGTGGCCACGGGCTCGCTCGGGCACGGGCTCGCCGTGGGAATCGGAATGCTCCTCGCTCGCAGGCTCGACGGACGCAAAGGGCGGGTCTTCGTCCTGATGAGCGACGGCGAGTGCAACGAGGGCAGTGTCTGGGAGGCGGCCATGTTCGCCGCGCGAGAACGTCTCGACCGCCTCGTGGCGATCGTCGACTACAACAAGCTCCAGGCCACCGGACGTTGCGAGGACATCCTGCCTCTCGAGCCCCTCGCGGACAAATGGCGGGCCTTCGGCTGGGCCGTCCGGGAAGTCGACGGCCACGACCTCGGAGGGCTCGTGACGACGTTCCGAAACCTGCCCTTCGAGACCCCGCGGCCGAATCTCGTCCTGGCCCACACGGTCAAGGGGAAAGGCGTGTCCTTCATGGAAAACGACCCCGAATGGCACTACCGGCCG
This Candidatus Binatia bacterium DNA region includes the following protein-coding sequences:
- a CDS encoding transketolase, N-terminal subunit — its product is MRATGFERELPGDLLERLEEHARAVRLHTLRMAHEGRTPHVGSALSSVEILVSLYFAVLDVDPDEPDAPGRDVFVLSKGHGCMSYYATLAERGFFPVEWLSTYAKNGGRLPEHPTPKGIPGVRVATGSLGHGLAVGIGMLLARRLDGRKGRVFVLMSDGECNEGSVWEAAMFAARERLDRLVAIVDYNKLQATGRCEDILPLEPLADKWRAFGWAVREVDGHDLGGLVTTFRNLPFETPRPNLVLAHTVKGKGVSFMENDPEWHYRPPDSAELERAMAEVRATPGGEKP